In the genome of Loxodonta africana isolate mLoxAfr1 chromosome 16, mLoxAfr1.hap2, whole genome shotgun sequence, one region contains:
- the IFIT3 gene encoding interferon-induced protein with tetratricopeptide repeats 3, whose amino-acid sequence MSEITKNSLEKILPQLKCHFTWNLFNEESVSYDLEDGVCNQIEFLNTEFKATMYNLLAYIKHLDSQNEAALKCLQQAEELIQQEHADQAEIRSLVTWGNYAWLYYHMGRFLEAQEYVDKVKQACEKFSNPYSIECPELDGEEGWTRLKCGGKHNERAKVCFEKALEEKPNNPEFASGLAIAMYYLDEKPQKHSSVDTLKQAIELSPASHYIKVLLALKLQMMNREAEGEPLVEEVLEKAPSQTDVLRTAGKFYKRKGDIDKAIELFLRALESMPNNGHLYHQIGTCYRKKINQMQNTEYVTNGNREKIEELTEYAINYFKKALENKISHPFAYTNLAELLARRGQYREAEECYQTACSKEFPDAEKQQLRQWYGSFQKYYMKSDDTAVQHYLEGLQISKTLAEKEKMKCQIQNTAENQLSRNAPNYWYHQGLIHKENGDVQQAVECYEKELGRLLRNTPSGIGRLFLPASEPEKGSEEMGQGANSPTPREPPSP is encoded by the exons aTGAG TGAGATCACCAAGAACTCCCTGGAGAAAATCCTTCCTCAGCTGAAATGCCATTTCACGTGGAACTTATTCAATGAAGAAAGTGTCTCATATGATCTAGAAGATGGAGTGTGTAACCAGATTGAATTTTTAAACACTGAGTTCAAAGCTACAATGTACAATTTGTTGGCCTACATCAAACACCTGGACAGTCAAAATGAGGCAGCCCTGAAATGCTTACAGCAAGCTGAAGAGTTAATCCAGCAAGAGCACGCTGACCAAGCAGAAATCAGAAGTCTGGTCACCTGGGGAAACTACGCCTGGCTCTACTATCACATGGGCAGGTTCTTGGAAGCACAAGAATATGTAGACAAGGTGAAACAAGCTTGTGAGAAGTTTTCAAATCCTTACAGTATTGAGTGTCCTGAGCTTGATGGTGAAGAAGGGTGGACGAGGTTAAAGTGTGGAGGAAAGCATAATGAAAGGGCAAAGGTATGTTTTGAGAAGGCTCTAGAAGAGAAACCCAACAACCCAGAATTTGCCTCTGGACTGGCAATTGCTATGTACTATCTAGATGAAAAACCACAGAAGCACTCCTCTGTTGATACTCTGAAGCAGGCCATTGAGCTGAGTCCTGCCAGCCATTATATTAAAGTTCTCTTGGCCCTGAAACTGCAGATGATGAACAGAGAAGCTGAAGGGGAGCCATTGGTTGAAGAGGTCCTGGAGAAAGCTCCTTCCCAAACAGATGTCCTTCGTACAGCAGGCAAATTTTACAAAAGAAAGGGAGACATAGACAAAGCTATTGAGCTGTTTCTAAGGGCACTGGAATCCATGCCAAACAATGGTCACCTCTATCACCAGATTGGAACCTgttacaggaaaaaaatcaatcaaatgcagaatacagaatacGTCACTAAtgggaatagagaaaagattgaagaactAACGGAATATGCTATCAACTATTTCAAGAAAGCTCTTGAAAACAAAATAAGTCACCCTTTTGCATATACCAATCTCGCTGAACTCCTGGCACGAAGAGGTCAGTACAGAGAAGCAGAAGAATGTTACCAGACAGCATGCAGTAAGGAGTTCCCCGATGCTGAGAAGCAGCAGCTTCGTCAGTGGTATGGCAGCTTCCAGAAATATTATATGAAGTCTGATGATACTGCTGTCCAACATTACTTGGAGGGTTTgcagataagcaaaacattagcagagaaggaaaaaatgaaatgcCAAATACAGAACACAGCTGAAAATCAGCTTTCACGAAATGCACCAAATTATTGGTATCACCAAGGATTAATTCACAAAGAGAATGGAGACGTGCAGCAAGCAGTGGAATGCTATGAGAAAGAGCTGGGCCGCCTACTAAGGAATACCCCTTCAGGCATAGGCCGCTTGTTCCTGCCTGCATCGGAGCCTGAGAAAGGCAGTGAGGAGATGGGCCAGGGTGCAAACAGCCCCACTCCCAGAGAGCCCCCCAGCCCCTGA
- the IFIT2 gene encoding interferon-induced protein with tetratricopeptide repeats 2, whose translation MSEITKNSLESSLRQLKCHFTWNLVGGENSLDDFENRVCNQIELQSSEFKATECNILAYIKHLRGQNKAALEYLQQAEELIQREHADQAEIRSLVTWGNYAWVYYHMGRFSEAQIYVDKVKGVCKKFSSPYRVNNSPEIECEEGWTRLKCGRKFYERAKVCFEKALEEKPKNPEFIIGLAILSYRLDTWPINQNPINALRQAIRLNPDNQYVKVLLALKLQELNEEGEGDSIVEEALEKAPCATDVLRGAAKFYRKKGAVDKAIEMLGKALKSMPNNAYLHYHIGCCYRAKVLQIQSERYEEREKLPELIEQGLDYLKKADELNGNLPNVCSYLASLYAQVNQYEEANYYFQKEFSKELAPVAKQLLHLRYGSFQLYQMKCEEKAIHHFIEGVKIKQESKEKEKMKTKLERIAKMRLSQNEADSEALHLLEVLDELTEKCSKQMKTQRGLASASLLSSASIAEAGDEE comes from the coding sequence TGAGATTACCAAGAATTCCTTGGAGAGCAGCCTGCGGCAACTAAAATGTCACTTCACCTGGAATTTGGTCGGGGGAGAAAATTCCTTGGATGATTTTGAAAACAGAGTGTGTAATCAGATTGAGCTTCAGAGCAGTGAATTCAAAGCCACAGAGTGCAACATACTGGCCTACATAAAACACCTCAGAGGCCAAAACAAGGCAGCCCTGGAATACTTACAGCAAGCAGAAGAGTTAATCCAGCGAGAGCACGCTGACCAAGCAGAAATCAGAAGTCTGGTCACCTGGGGAAACTATGCCTGGGTCTACTATCACATGGGCAGATTCTCTGAAGCTCAAATTTATGTAGACAAGGTGAAAGGAGTCTGCAAGAAGTTTTCCAGCCCCTACAGAGTTAATAATAGTCCTGAGATAGAGTGTGAGGAAGGGTGGACGCGGTTAAAGTGTGGAAGGAAGTTTTATGAAAGGGCTAAGGTGTGCTTTGAGAAGGCTCtggaagaaaaaccaaagaaccCAGAATTCATCATTGGACTGGCAATTCTGAGCTACCGTCTGGATACCTGGCCAATTAATCAGAACCCTATTAACGCTCTGAGACAAGCCATCAGGCTGAATCCTGACAACCAATATGTTAAAGTCCTCCTGGCTCTGAAACTTCAAGAGCTGAATGAAGAAGGTGAAGGGGACAGTATAGTTGAAGAAGCCTTGGAGAAAGCCCCATGTGCAACAGATGTACTTCGCGGTGCTGCAAAATTTTATCGAAAGAAGGGTGCTGTAGACAAAGCTATAGAAATGCTTGGAAAGGCTTTAAAATCCATGCCAAACAATGCCTACCTGCATTACCACATTGGGTGCTGCTATAGGGCAAAAGTCCTCCAAATACAAAGTGAAAGGTATGAAGAAAGAGAGAAGTTACCAGAACTAATAGAACAAGGCCTGGATTATTTAAAGAAAGCAGATGAGCTCAATGGGAATCTCCCCAATGTCTGCTCCTATCTTGCCAGCCTCTATGCTCAAGTAAATCAGTATGAAGAAGCAAATTATTACTTccaaaaagaattcagcaaagaGCTTGCTCCTGTAGCGAAACAGCTGCTCCATCTGCGATATGGCAGCTTCCAGCTGTATCAAATGAAGTGTGAAGAAAAGGCCATCCACCATTTTATAGAGGGTGTGAAAATAAAGCAggaatcaaaggagaaagaaaaaatgaaaaccaaactggAAAGAATTGCTAAAATGCGGCTTTCTCAAAATGAAGCTGATTCTGAGGCTTTGCATCTCTTGGAGGTCCTTGATGAGCTAACGGAGAAATGCAGCAAGCAGATGAAGACTCAGAGAGGTTTGGCCTCTGCCAGCCTCCTCTCTTCAGCATCTATAGCTGAGGCAGGGGATGAGGAATAA